The DNA segment TGGAGACCGTGAACACGGACAACATCCTCTTTATCTGCGGCGGGGCGTTCCCGGATCTGGAAAATATCATCAAGGAGCGGCTGACGGAGCATTCTTCCATCGGCTTTGAGGCTGACTTAAAGGACAAATATGACAGCGACCCGGACATTCTCTCCAAAGTGACAAACAAGGATTTAAGAAATTTCGGCATGATTCCGGAATTTCTCGGGCGCCTTCCCGTGACGGTGACGCTCCAGGGCCTCACGAAGGAGTTCCTGGTGCGGATCTTAAAGGAGCCGAAGAATGCCATCTTAAAGCAGTACAAGAAGCTTCTGGAGATGGATGAGGTTCATCTGGAATTTGAGGACGACGCGCTGGAATGGATCGCAGAGCAGGCCCTTAAAAAGGAAACCGGCGCCAGGGCCCTGCGGGCAATCATCGAGGAATTCATGCTGGACATCATGTACCAGATCCCGAGGGACCCCGACATCGGTTCGGTGACGATTACCCGCGCCTATCTGGAAAACAGAGGCGGCCCGCGTATTGAAATGCGCGGCGCAGAGCTCCCCGCGCAGACGGCTTCAGGCTCTTACACTTAAAAATGCCTGGTACAAATCCAGCGTCCCGTATCCGAACTCCCTGTTCGGGTATGGGATCGCTGGATTTCTTTGTGCGCCGCGGGTTAAGTAGGTCTTTACGACAGACGTTGTCATGAACGGCTCATTCTGTTCCAGGATGCCCCAGGACATGAGAACGGCCGCGGCGCCTGCCACATGGGCGGCGGCCACGGAGGTACCGGTCATCCGCGTGGTCGGAAGGACGCCGGAGACGGCCGCCCCCTGGACGTCGACGCCGGGCGCCGCCAGATCCGGCTTTATGAGACCGCTTCTCGTGTAGCCGCGGCTGGCGTGGATATAGAGGCTGCGCCTGGAATGGTCGTAGGCCGTGACCGTAATGGGAAACTGGGCGTTTCCGGGATCCGTAAGCGTCGTGTTGGGATCCGGGCTCAGAAAATACGTGGAGTCGGAGACGAAGCCGCGGCAGGGGAGCCAAATGTGGAACACGCCCTGGAAATACAAGGTATTGTAAACCCGGATGTGCCAGATCCCGGGGAGCGGGTCCAAAAAGCGCATAAAAATAAGCTGGCTGCCGGTGACAATGTCTGCAATCCGGTAATAGACGGTAATTTCCGTCTGCTCTAAGAGAAAGGAAATCCGGTTTTCTCCCGAAGGGGAGACAGGGAGCCGTTCCACTACCTCGCCGGTGGGCGAGACAAAGCCGACGGAATACACCTCGGCGTCGTAGGCCCACAGCTCCATGCAGAAGCCGCGCTCGCCATCGCCGACGCGAAGCTCCACATCCTGAAATTCCTGACCGGGTGTGACGTTCCCAAGATAATGATGGCCAAAGCCGGTTTCGTTGCCGGCGGCCGTGACGACACAGATGCCGAGGGTGTTGCTGATGGATTCCAGGTAGAGACCGAGAGGTGCCTTCCCGTCGTGGCTCCCCTGGTTGGTGCCGATGCCAAGGCAGATGACGAGCGGCCGGCCCAGGCGCCGGGCCAGGTTTACGAGATAGGATACGCCCATCATGATATCGTTTTCCTGATAGGCATGGGCATCCTCCCGGATCAGGAAGAAATCCCGCAGGTACCGCTTGGCCGGCTTCAGCTTGACGGCGGCAAGGATGGCCTTCGGCGCAGCGCCGGTGAAATCGTCGTCCTCGGAGACGTTTCCGGCTGCGATGGAGGCAAGGAACGTGCCGTGGCCGATGGTGTCGGCTTCCGGGACGATGGAGGACGGGTTATCGGAACTGAGAGCTTCGTTGATCTGGGCCCTTGTGTAGAGTGTCCCGTAGAGCGGGGAGAAATAAGTCCCCTCAAAGCCGTCGCCAAATCCTGCCGTCTGATCCCAGATTTCCTCGATTCGGGTAGTGCCGTCCGGGTTTAAAAACAGGGGATTTTCATAGTCAATGCCTGTGTCGACGAAGCCGATGATGACGCCTTCTCCCTGGTTCCCAAGACTCGGGGAGCGGGCGGCTGTCAGGATGCCGGACGCCTCCATGCTTGTGGAATCCAGAAGGGAATAGAGCTTCGGGATTCCGGAATAGGTATAAGTGGACAGCGTCAGCGGGAGAAGAGGCTCCAGGGGAAGATAGACGACGGCAAACTGCTCGTTTACGAAGTCAATGCAGTCGGTGGGATAGCCGTTTAAAAAGTCCCTGGAGGGTATGTAATAGCGGGTGATGAAATCGGCATACGCTTCCGATGCCACGTTTTCCGTACATGCCATTTTGATACTCCAAGAGAAACTTGCTTATACTATATGAAGAAATCGGCGGTCGGGTGCATGGATCCGATGGAAAAACATGGACTTGACAGGGAAAATAGTGTAAGATATAGAAAAAGCTTCCATAACCGGAAAGGAGTCAAACAATGATTGGATTTTTGGGACTTGGCACGACGCTTGCATTTCTGGATCTGGCTGTGAAAAATCAGATTGAAGCGCAGGAGCCCGGAGAGTTTCCGCGGGAACTTGCCGGGACAAAAGGGAAAATAAAGCTTTACAGAAATCACAACGCCGGATTTTCCTTCGGCGTGTTAAAGGACAACCGGGAGCTTGTGGAGACGGTGCAGCTATCGGCGCTTTCGGCGGCGGCCGGAGCCTGGGCCTGGATGCAGGGAAAGCGCGGAAACCTCCTGGAAAAGCTGGCTTTTACGCTGTTTCTTGCCGGCGGCGCCAGCAATTTTTACGACAGGAAAAAACGCGGATATGTGGTGGACTATTTTAGCATCCAGTGGAAATCTCTCAAAAAAGTGGTGTTTAACCTTGGGGACATGTTCATTTTCCTCGGCTCGGCGCTCCTTGTGATTTCCCAGGCGGCAGAAATCTTTAAGAAAAACTAAGAAAAAGGACGCGTTTACTTTTTTCGGGGGATATAGTAAAATAAGCGGAAGAAACCGGAAGCGGAGGAACACATGAAAAAGTATGATTATGTGCTGGCAGGCAGCGGCCTGTTCGCAGGAGTATTTGCGTATTTTGCAAAAAAAGAGGGAAAGACCTGCCTGGTGGTGGAAAAGCGCGGCCACCTTGGCGGAAACATTTACTGTGAGGACATCGAGGGCATCCATGTCCATAAATACGGCGCCCATATTTTCCACACCAGCGACCGTGAGGTCTGGGATTTCGTCAACAGCCTGGTGGAATTTAACCGGTACACCAACAGCCCGGTGGCAAACTACAAGGGCGAGATGTACAACATGCCTTTCAACATGAACACGTTCAGCAAAATGTGGGGAATTTCCACGCCCGACGAGGCGAAAGCCATCATAAAGGAACAGAGAAAGGTCATCAAGGGCGAGCCGAAGAACTTAGAGGAGCAGGCCATCAGCCTGGTGGGAACCCATATTTACCAGAAGCTTGTGAAGGGCTACACGGAAAAACAGTGGGGCAGGGACTGCAAGGATCTCCCGGCCTTCATCATCAAGCGCCTGCCGGTGCGCTACACCTACGACAACAACTATTTCAACGACTTGTACCAGGGCATCCCCATCGGCGGCTACAATAAGATTATTGAAAAGCTGTTCGAGGGCTGCGACGTGATGCTAAATACGGATTATCTGGAAAAGAAGGAGTATTTCGACGGCCTGGCAGACAAAGTGGTTTACACCGGCACCATCGACAGCTATTTCGGCCACCGGTTCGGGAAGCTGGAGTACAGGAGCCTGCGGTTTGAGACCGAAGTCCTCGACACCGACAATTTCCAGGGCAACGCCGTCATCAACTACACGGACCGGGAGACGCCCTATACGAGAATCATCGAACATAAGCATTTTGAGTTCGGCATCCAGGAAAAGACCGTTATCACAAAGGAATACCCGGCCGAGTGGGCCGAGGGCATGGAGCCGTACTATCCGGTAAACGATGAGAAGAACCAGGAGCTTTACAGACAGTACGCCGCCCTGGCTGAGAATGAGGAGAACGTGATCTTCGGCGGCCGTCTGGCGGAATACAAATATTACGATATGGACAAGGTCATCGCGTCCGCGTTTGCATGTGTAAAGAAGGAGTTTGGCCATGCATGAATTTTATGAGCCGGAGGTCTTAAAAAAGCTTCAGGATACGGAGCTTTCCATGTTAAAGGATTTCATGGAGCTCTGTGATTCCCACGGGCTTTTGTACTTCGGCATCGGCGGCACTGGGATCGGTGCACTCCGCCATCAGGGCTTCATCCCCTGGGACGACGACATCGACATCGCCATGCCGCGCCGTGATTTTGAAAAGTTTCTCCGCCTGGCAAAGAAAAAGTGGCAGGGGAAATATTACATCTTAAACAATAAGACAAACGAAAACTACCCGATGATGACCACAAGGCTCTGCAAATGCGGCACGGTTTTCCAGGAAAACGTCATGCGGGACGTGGACTGCCCCTTCGGCATTTTCTTAGACCTTTATGTCATGGACAACATCGCCGACGGGAAACTGGCCTTACAGGTGCAGGCCTGGACGGCGTGGTTCTGGAGCAAGCTTCTCGTGCTCTCCTGTATGGAAAAGCCGTATCTGGCCCAAAAGGGCATGAAAGCCGAGGTTATCTGGGCCGTCTGCCGCGCTGTTCACGGCCTTATCCGGGCACTGCATCTACGTCCGGCGCTGTTTCGCGCCCACTGCGAGGCGGCCTGCCGGAAATACGAGGGGAAAAAGACGAAGCGCATGGCGTTTCTGCCGGATACGAACCCGTTCTGGAATGTTGTGAATAAAGAAAAAATGTTCCCCTTAAGGCGCCTGCCCTATGAGGACACGTACCTTTACTTCACCAACGACATCGAAACCATCATGGAGAGCCAGTACGGCGACTACATGACGATGCCGCCGGAGGATGCGAGAAAAACCCATTATCCCTACCGGCTGGAATTCGGGGACGAGGCGTAAAGAGAAAAGAGGAAAAACAGCATGTATGTGAAGGAATGTGTGAAGGACATCGAGCGCATCGGCGGGCGCCAGGGACGCCTTGATTTTCTGCGGCTCGATATGAATGAGAACCCGGAGGGGCTTCCGGCGGATTTTGTGGAAAAGGTCAAGGCGGAGATGACGCCGGAATTTTTCTCCACCTATCCGGAGCCGGAAAAATTCCTCGGGCTTCTTTCCGATTATCTCGGAGTCGGCCGGAAAAATCTCTGCGTCACAAACGGCTCCGACATGGCAATCCGGTATCTCTTTGAGGTGTTCGGGCGTCCCGGCTCGTCGGTGGTGACGGTTTCTCCCACCTTCGAGATGTACCGCATCAACTGCCTGATTTTTGGCCTGCACCACAAGCCGGTTTCCTACAATCCGGATTTCACCCTGGATTTTCAAAAGGTGCTTGCGGCCATCACCGACGACGTCAGCATCGTCGCCGTCTTAAATCCCAACAACCCCATCGGCACCGTGTACAGCGAGGAACAGTTCGACCAGATCGCAAGGCGGGCGGCCGAAGTGGGCGCGCTGGTGATTGTGGACGAGGCGTACCATTATTTTTATGACAAGACGTTTCTTCCGAAAATTTCGGAGTACGATAACGTGGTGTTGATCCGCACCTTTTCCAAGCTGTTTTCCCTGGCCTCCTGCCGCCTCGGATTTATCGCAGGAAACGAGACGCTGATCCGCTATATCTGGAACGTGCGTCCCACCTTTGACACCAATGCCGTGGCACTGAAATTCGGCGAGCATTTCCTTTCGGAGCCGGGGCTTTGCGAGCACCTGGTGGCTGTGGAGAGAGAAGGACGTGAGTATTTGAAGGCCTCCTTAAGGGAACACGGCTATGAATATTTTGCGGAAAACGGGAATTATGCGTTTATCCGTGTAAAAACCTCCGTAAGCCAGGTGAAGGAGCGGCTGGAGGAAAAGAAAATTCTCATTAAGACCTACGGCCAGGAGATGTTAAAGGACTATATCCGCATTTCCACAGGAAGCAGGCGTGTCATGGAACAGTTTACAGAGGCACTTTACGAGGTAGACCGATGAAAGCATTTATCCTGGCGGCTGGAAAAGGGAGCCGCATCAGCAAATATCTGCCGAATATCCCAAAATGCACGGTGGATGTGGGCGGAAAGCCGTTAATAAAAAAGACCGTGGAGATGCTCCTTCATAACGGCATCGAGACGACGGTGATCGTCGGCTACCGCCACAAGGAAATCGAGCGGGCGCTTGAGGGGCTTTCCGTCCACATCGTCCACAATCCCTTTTACGACGTGACGAACAGCATCGGCTCCCTCTGGATGGCGGAAAATGTCGGGCTTTTGACGGCTGAGGACGACGCCATCGTGGCAAACGGCGACGTTTACTGGAGCCAGGAAATCCTGGATTTCATGATGCGCCAGGAAGAAGACGTCTTTCTTCTTGCTGACTCCGACCGGGTCGCCGACGGGGACTATTTCTTCGGGACGGAAAACGGCATGCTAAGGCGCTACGGGAAAGAGCTGACCCTTTCGGAGCGGGACTGCGAATACACGGGGATTGCCGTCATGAAAAAATCGTTCCTTCCGGCGTTCCTTTCGCGGATGGACGAGCTGGTGGACGCCCAGTTCCACGGAAAATGGTGGGAGGACGCCATCTACTCATTAAGCGGTGAGCGGGATATCGCCGTCAAGGACATCCGGGGATACTTCTGGGCCGAGGTGGACTTCATCGAGGATTACCGGAGGATCCTGGACTACATTTCAGAAAAGACAGGGATTCGGACCAATGGGAGCATTATCACGCCTGATCATCGGGGATGACAGGAAAAATACGGAAAAACGGAATATTCTCTGGAACATGGCCGGGAGCTTTCTCTATGCGCTGGCGTCCATGGTGTTATCCATCGCTGTCATCCAGATTGCCGGTGAGGACGCAGGCGGGATTTTCACCTTCGCCTACACCACCTTTGGCCAGCACATGTTCATGGTGGCCTATTTCGGCATCCGGCCGTTCCAGATCACAGACACGGGAAACCAGTATTCCTTCGGCGATTACCTGGGACTGCGGCTTCTCACCTGCCTGTTTGCGCTTGCTATCGGCGCCGTCTATGCCGGCATCAATGGCTATACCATTGAAAAGGGTGCGACGGTCTTTTTGATGGTAGTTTATAAGGTCATCGACGCCCTGGCGGATACCTACGAGGCGGAGTTCCAGCGGTGCGGGCGGCTGTACCTGACGGGAAAGTCCAACGCTTTCCGGACGATTCTCTCGGTGACGGTGTTCCTCTCGGCGCTTGCGGCCACAAAGGATCTCGTCGTCTCCAGCGCGGCGGCTGTGGCAGCACAGATCGCAGGCTTTGTGATTTTTGATGCGGCCGTGATAAGAGCGCTTCCGGACATCGACTGGAGGCGGGGAAAAGGGAAGATGAAGCTTCTTTTTCTCAACAACACGCTCCTTTTCTTTTCGGTAATCCTGGATTTTTACATTTTTTCCGCGTCAAAATACGCCATCGAAGCCTGCATGGCGGACAGGGATATGGCGGTGTACGGGGCCATATTCATGCCCACCAGCGTCATCAATCTGGTGGCCGGCTTTGTGATCCGGCCGTACCTTACAAAGCTGGCTTTTGCATGGGAGATGAACCGCATGGGTCATTTTAAGGGAATTATCGCACGCCTGGCGGCAGTGATTGCCGGCCTTACGGTTCTGGCCGTGGGCGGCGCCTGGCTCCTCGGCATCCCGGTGCTTGGGCTTTTATATTCCAACATCCGGTATGCGCTTTCGGACTGCCGGCCGGCCCTTGTGTTAATTATTGTCGGCGGCGCCTTAAATGCGTTCATGAACCTGTTCTATTATTCGCTCATCATCATGAAAAAGCAGCGGTTCATTTTCGCCGGTTACGGCCTTACGGCGCTTTTGGCCCTGTTTCTCTCGGAGCCCTTTGTCCGTGCCATGGGGATTTTCGGCGGGGCAGCCGCTTACGTGGTTTTGATGGCTGTGCTGGCGGCTTTGTTTGGCATTTTGGCTATGTACTTTATCCACAGGAAAGGAAGGGACGGACAGTGAAGCATGTGCATGCGTTTGTGATCTGCGCCTATGGAGAGAGCCCGTATCTGGAGGAATGCATCCGCTCCTTAAAAGCGCAGAGTGTGAAGACCGATGTCCTTCTCGCCACCTCCACGCCCTGCCGGTACATCGAAAAGCTGGCGAAAAAGTATGGAATTCCGGTGTTTTCGCGTGACGGAAAGAGCGGGCTTAAGGAGGACTGGCTGTTTGCCCTTAAGACAGCGGGGAACGGCCACAGCCTCGTGACTTTGGCCCATCAGGACGACCGGTACCACAGGGACTATGTGAAGACGCTTTTAAACGCATATAAAAAATACCCGGACATGACGGTGTTTGCCAGCGATTACGTGGTTTTAAAGACGAAGGAGGCCAGGCTCTCCGACGGGACGCTCTACCCGGTGCAGACGCGTGTGAAGGCGGCGGATTTCGTGCGGTTCGTGAAGCTCATTCTGCGGCTCCCGCTGCGGGCGAAATTCCTGGCCCATTTACAGGCAGTGAAGAAAAGCGCGCTGGTTTTCGGAAATTCCGTCTGCTGCCCGTCCTGCACTTATAATTATGACCTGATCGGGGATGGGATGTTCGCTTCTGATCTGGAATTTGCCTTGGACTGGGATAATCTCTATGAGCTGGCGCTGCGGCCGGGGCGTTTTGTTATAGAAGAAAAGCCGTTAATCGCCTACCGTGTCCATGACGGGGCGGCCACGAAGCAGTGTATCGAGGACAACCGGCGGGCAAGGGAGGAAGCCGCCATGTTTGGGAAGCTCTGGCCGGCGTGGGCGGCAAAGATCCTGATGTTTTTTTATAAGGGCGCATACGGCGCTTACGGAGAAGAGCAATGAAGATTGACGTTGTGATCCCTGTTTATAAGCCGGACGGGCAGTTTTTAGAGCTCATCAGGCGCATAAAAGCCCAGACGGCGGCGCCGTCGAAAATCATTCTCATGAATACGGAAAAGGCGCTCTGGGACGGCTGGTTTTCCGGACTTTCTGAAAAGGAAAAGAAGCTGGTTACAGACGGCGTTCTGCTGTCCCATGTGACAAAGGACGAGTTCGACCATGGAGGTACCAGGGATGAAGGCCTGCGAAAGGGAGACGGGGACGCCGTGGTTTTCATGACCGACGACGCTCTTCCGGCCGACAGACACCTCCTTGAGCGGCTTACGGCGGCGCTCTTTTCCCGTGACGACATTGCGGCAGCCTACGCCAGGCAGCTTCCCTCTGAGGACTGCCGGGCCATCGAGCGGTACACCAGGAGCTTTAATTATCCGAAGGAGAGCCGCATAAAGACCATCGCTGACAAAGAGGAGCTGGGGATTAAAACGTATTTCTGCTCCAACGTCTGCGCGGCCTACCGGCGGGACAGGTATCTGAAGGCCGGCGGCTTTATTAAGAAGACGATTTTCAACGAGGACATGATTTTTGCGGCGAAGCTAATGGAACATGGCTACGCCGTCTGCTATGTGGCCGAAGCGAAGGTAATCCATTCCCACAATTATTCCTGCATGGAGCAGTTTCGCAGAAATTTTGACCTGGCCGTGTCCCAGGCCGACCACCCGGAGGTGTTCTCGGGGCTTAAGTCCGAGGGCGAGGGGATCCGGCTTGTGAAGCAGACGGCTGTGTGGCTTGTGAAAAACGGAAAGCTTTGCATGGTACCGTATTTGGCAGTAAACAGCGGTTTTAAATACATGGGATATCTGGCCGGGAAGCGGTACCGGAGTTTTCCGCGGCGGCTGATCCTGCTTTTTACGATGAACAAGAATTACTGGAAAGGATACAAAGGAAGCAATGTCTGACTTGCTGATTATCATTCCCGCATACAACGAGGCGGAGAACATTGAGCGGGTGGTAGACCGGCTGACGGCCGAATTTCCCCAGTACGATTATGTGGTGGTGAACGACGGCTCCAAAGACCGGACGGGGGAGATTTTGAGAAAGCGGCATTACAATTATCTGGAGCTTCCTGTGAACCTGGGCCTTGCCGGCGGGTTTCAGGCAGGGATGCGCTACGCGCACCGCAAGGGCTACGCGTATGCGGTTCAGCTGGACGGGGACGGCCAGCACCGGCCTGAGTATCTGGAGGCAATGTTAAACAAGATGGAAGAGGGCTATGACATCGTCATCGGCTCCCGGTTCGTCCACGCGAAAAAGCCAGGCTCCATGCGGATGCTCGGGAGCAATCTGATCGAGGCGGCCATACGGCTCACGACCGGAACAGATATCAAGGATCCCACCTCAGGGCTCCGGATGTTCAACAGGCGGATGATCGAGGAGTTTTCCAGGGGCCTAAACTACGGGCCGGAACCGGATACCATCTCTTACCTCTTAAAGCAGGGGGCAAAGGTGGCAGAGGTGCCCGTTATCATGGATGAGCGCACGAGCGGCGTAAGCTACCTGACGCCGGTCAATGCGTCACGATATATGATTCAGATGCTGGTTTCGATCCTGTTAATCCAGAATTTCAGGAAGCGGGAAATGTGATGGGAGGCAATGGAGAGTTATGACGTTAATGCTTCGTATTGTGCTGATTGCGGCGTCTGTCCTTACGGCCCTTACGGTGATGCGGCAGATCCGGCAGGCGAAGATGCGGATTGAGGATTCGATTTTCTGGATCGGGTTCCTTGGGCTTTTGACGCTTTTCAGCCTGTTCCCGCAGATTGTTTACTGGATGTCGGATCTTTCGGGAACCCAGACGCCGGTCAACTTTATCTTTCTGTTTGTAATCTTCGTCCTGATTGTCCGCATGTTCCGGATGACCGTGAAGATTTCCCAACTGGAAGCAAAAGTGCGGGAACTGGTACAGCTTTTGGCGATTGAGGATCATGCCAAGAGAGAGAAGGAAGAAAAGGCCGGCGGCCGGAGGGACGGGGAATGAAACATCTGCGGTGTTTTGCGGGGCCGTCTGCGGCGGCCCTTCTTGTGATTTTGGCTGGCCTCTGGCATTTTTTTGATACGGCGGCCGGGGCTTCCGGCTCCGGGGATCTCTGGCTTACAGGGATGTACTGGCTGCTTTTTGCGGCGGCGGCCGCAGCGCTTTTTCTGGCCGGATTTCTTCTTTTTAAGAAAGACGTCAGGTGGGAATGGCGGTACCCGGCGGCCGTTGTTTCCTTTGGGCTTTTGTATCTATTTGTGCTTCCGCCGCTTTCGGCGCCGGATGAGATTTCCCATTTTGTCAGTGCCTATGAGCTTTCCAGCTGTCTTCTGGGAACGGAGGCGGCCGATGAAAACGGGTATGTGCTGATCCGGCAGGCCGACGATTTCCTCCAGAACATCTACGGCGCAGAAGGCGATGAGGAGCGGATTTCTCTGGGGCGGGAGCTTGATGAGGAAACCTACCGGATTCTCAGGGAGAAAAATGACGGGCTTTTTGTGAGTGCGCCAGAGCAGGCGCTTACGCCGTCGGTGTACCGTTCGGTGAAGACGACGCCGCTTTCGTACCTTCCGCAGGCGCTGGGGATTGTGGTTGCCAGGCTGCTTCGTTTAAACGGCGTCTGGCTTTCCTATCTTGGACGTGTCTTTAACCTTTTATTTTTTGCGGCCATGGGAACGGCGGCCATCCGGTTTCTGCCCTTTGGAAAGCCGGTGTTTCTCGGCGTATCCCTGCTTCCGATGGCGCTCCATCTGGCGGCATCCTATTCCTATGACGCATTCGTCATGGGGCTCTGCTTTTTTTACGGCGCTTACTGTCTGAACCTGGCCTTTGTAAAGCCGGAGGTAAAGCGGCGGGACGCGGCCGTTTTGGCGGCCGTCATGGCGGCGGTGGGGCCATGCAAGATGATTTATGCCGTTGTCATGGGCTTTGCGCTTTTAATTCCCGTGAAAAAATTCGGGAGTGTGAAAAACTGGGCCGTCTCGGCGGCGGCCGTATTTCTCGTGTTTGCGGCGGCTATGGCGCTTGTAAACGGCGGCACCATCGCCGGATACGCGGCCGGAAGCGACACGTATGTGTCCTGGGCGGCGGAAGAGGGATATTCGATTCCCTATATTCTCCATAATCCGGCGGACTTCCTTGCGATTCTCTACCGGACGGCGGCCGTTCAGGCGGAGGAGTGGTACGTGACGATGATCGGGGGAAAGCTTGGGAACCTTGACCCGGTGCTTTCCGTCCCGTTTTATATCGTGGCTGGCATGACGGCCTGCCTGTTCGGTCTTTCCGTGAGAAAGGCCGGGGAGGCGTTGTATCTTAGAACAGCGCAGAAGGTGTGGATCTTATTTCTGGCGGCCGCCTGCCTTCTCGGGCTCATGGCGGCGATGCTCGTGGGCTGGACGCCGTTAAGCTCCCAGGTCATCGCCGGCGTCCAGGGGCGGTATCTGCTTCCGTTTCTTCCGTTTGTGCTTATGACGGTGAAAAGTGAGAGGCTGGTGCGGACGGCAGGGAGCGACGAGACGCTTCTTTTTTACATCTGCGCCATGGACGCATATGCCCTTCTCAGGCTATTTAGTATTGTCAGCATGCGGTTATAGTGGTATCATGGACTGGAAAACCGGCCATGCCGGAGCTTTAAAAGGATTTTTGATGAAAAACAGATAAAGAGAGGTAAAAAAATGGGAAAAATTACAGTAACGCCATGCGAGGCGGATGGAATGACGATTGAGGGGCTCTATGTGATTGAGCCGACGGTTTTTAAGGATGAGCGCGGTTATTTCATGGAGACGTACAACCAGAACGACTTTAAGGAGGCTGGCCTTAACATGGTTTTCGTCCAGGACAACCAGTCCATGTCCGTAAAAGGCGTGCTCCGCGGCCTTCACTACCAGAAGCAGTTCCCCCAGGGAAAGCTGGTGCGCGCCGTCCGCGGTACGGTGTTCGACGTGGCCGTCGACCTTCGGACAAATTCCAAAACCTACGGGAAGTGGTTCGGCGTGGAACTGTCTGCGGAGAATAAAAAGCAGTTCTACATTCCCGAGGGCTTTGCACACGGCTTCCTTGTCCTCTCCGACGAGGCGGAATTTGCCTATAAATGCACAGATTTTTACCACCCCGGCGACGAGGGCGGCCTTTTATGGAGCGATGAGACCATCGGCGTGAAATGGCCGATCCCGGAGGGCATGGAGCTTATCATCTCCGAGAAAGACAAAAAGTGGGGCGGCTTCGGCGACACATTCAAGTTTGAGAGGTAGTTTGACGCGTGAATTATACGGTATCACTTTTAAAGGAACTGGTGAAGAAGCACCGCCTCGTCTGGGATTTGGCGAAGGCGGATTTTAAGAAGCGGTTTGTCGGCTCCTATTTCGGCATCGTCTGGATGTTTGTCCAGCCCATCGTCACTGTGCTGATTTACTGGCTGATTTTCGGCCCCATCGGCTTTAAGAGCGCGCCGCCGGTGCCAAATGCGTCCTATGTCCAGTGGCTCGTGCCGGGCATTGCGCCGTGGTTTTTCTTCTCCGAGGCCTTAAACTGCGGGACGGGCTGTCTCCAGGAATACAATTACCTGGTGAAAAAGGTGGTGTTCCGGGTGGAGATTC comes from the Eubacteriaceae bacterium Marseille-Q4139 genome and includes:
- a CDS encoding DUF2142 domain-containing protein, with amino-acid sequence MYWLLFAAAAAALFLAGFLLFKKDVRWEWRYPAAVVSFGLLYLFVLPPLSAPDEISHFVSAYELSSCLLGTEAADENGYVLIRQADDFLQNIYGAEGDEERISLGRELDEETYRILREKNDGLFVSAPEQALTPSVYRSVKTTPLSYLPQALGIVVARLLRLNGVWLSYLGRVFNLLFFAAMGTAAIRFLPFGKPVFLGVSLLPMALHLAASYSYDAFVMGLCFFYGAYCLNLAFVKPEVKRRDAAVLAAVMAAVGPCKMIYAVVMGFALLIPVKKFGSVKNWAVSAAAVFLVFAAAMALVNGGTIAGYAAGSDTYVSWAAEEGYSIPYILHNPADFLAILYRTAAVQAEEWYVTMIGGKLGNLDPVLSVPFYIVAGMTACLFGLSVRKAGEALYLRTAQKVWILFLAAACLLGLMAAMLVGWTPLSSQVIAGVQGRYLLPFLPFVLMTVKSERLVRTAGSDETLLFYICAMDAYALLRLFSIVSMRL
- a CDS encoding DUF2304 domain-containing protein; this translates as MTLMLRIVLIAASVLTALTVMRQIRQAKMRIEDSIFWIGFLGLLTLFSLFPQIVYWMSDLSGTQTPVNFIFLFVIFVLIVRMFRMTVKISQLEAKVRELVQLLAIEDHAKREKEEKAGGRRDGE
- a CDS encoding glycosyltransferase family 2 protein; the protein is MKHVHAFVICAYGESPYLEECIRSLKAQSVKTDVLLATSTPCRYIEKLAKKYGIPVFSRDGKSGLKEDWLFALKTAGNGHSLVTLAHQDDRYHRDYVKTLLNAYKKYPDMTVFASDYVVLKTKEARLSDGTLYPVQTRVKAADFVRFVKLILRLPLRAKFLAHLQAVKKSALVFGNSVCCPSCTYNYDLIGDGMFASDLEFALDWDNLYELALRPGRFVIEEKPLIAYRVHDGAATKQCIEDNRRAREEAAMFGKLWPAWAAKILMFFYKGAYGAYGEEQ
- a CDS encoding lipopolysaccharide biosynthesis protein codes for the protein MGALSRLIIGDDRKNTEKRNILWNMAGSFLYALASMVLSIAVIQIAGEDAGGIFTFAYTTFGQHMFMVAYFGIRPFQITDTGNQYSFGDYLGLRLLTCLFALAIGAVYAGINGYTIEKGATVFLMVVYKVIDALADTYEAEFQRCGRLYLTGKSNAFRTILSVTVFLSALAATKDLVVSSAAAVAAQIAGFVIFDAAVIRALPDIDWRRGKGKMKLLFLNNTLLFFSVILDFYIFSASKYAIEACMADRDMAVYGAIFMPTSVINLVAGFVIRPYLTKLAFAWEMNRMGHFKGIIARLAAVIAGLTVLAVGGAWLLGIPVLGLLYSNIRYALSDCRPALVLIIVGGALNAFMNLFYYSLIIMKKQRFIFAGYGLTALLALFLSEPFVRAMGIFGGAAAYVVLMAVLAALFGILAMYFIHRKGRDGQ
- the rfbC gene encoding dTDP-4-dehydrorhamnose 3,5-epimerase encodes the protein MGKITVTPCEADGMTIEGLYVIEPTVFKDERGYFMETYNQNDFKEAGLNMVFVQDNQSMSVKGVLRGLHYQKQFPQGKLVRAVRGTVFDVAVDLRTNSKTYGKWFGVELSAENKKQFYIPEGFAHGFLVLSDEAEFAYKCTDFYHPGDEGGLLWSDETIGVKWPIPEGMELIISEKDKKWGGFGDTFKFER
- a CDS encoding glycosyltransferase family 2 protein; its protein translation is MSDLLIIIPAYNEAENIERVVDRLTAEFPQYDYVVVNDGSKDRTGEILRKRHYNYLELPVNLGLAGGFQAGMRYAHRKGYAYAVQLDGDGQHRPEYLEAMLNKMEEGYDIVIGSRFVHAKKPGSMRMLGSNLIEAAIRLTTGTDIKDPTSGLRMFNRRMIEEFSRGLNYGPEPDTISYLLKQGAKVAEVPVIMDERTSGVSYLTPVNASRYMIQMLVSILLIQNFRKREM
- a CDS encoding glycosyltransferase family 2 protein, with product MKIDVVIPVYKPDGQFLELIRRIKAQTAAPSKIILMNTEKALWDGWFSGLSEKEKKLVTDGVLLSHVTKDEFDHGGTRDEGLRKGDGDAVVFMTDDALPADRHLLERLTAALFSRDDIAAAYARQLPSEDCRAIERYTRSFNYPKESRIKTIADKEELGIKTYFCSNVCAAYRRDRYLKAGGFIKKTIFNEDMIFAAKLMEHGYAVCYVAEAKVIHSHNYSCMEQFRRNFDLAVSQADHPEVFSGLKSEGEGIRLVKQTAVWLVKNGKLCMVPYLAVNSGFKYMGYLAGKRYRSFPRRLILLFTMNKNYWKGYKGSNV